Below is a window of Impatiens glandulifera chromosome 2, dImpGla2.1, whole genome shotgun sequence DNA.
AgccatttttatatttttttaaaaagaaaaaagttgaCAAAATGTTATGGAAACTGATTCAAAACACACCATAagcataatattataaaatgtatatttttattgaataagttggattgaataagaaaaataatttaagactAGATCTTGGGATTATATTTTTGGAGAAAAGAGATGTCATATTactcataatcataattaattaatcttatgaGCAATGATTACAACACATTAAACCCGCACTTTGTTACTAGTCATTagtaaataagattaatatatttaccAAAGTaccctaattttttaaaattttccataTTCTATATATTTGTCATTAGTATCATCTTATTgttcactaaaaaaaatattactacacatatttttgagtttggtatatgaatttgtttgatataaatttAGAGTGGGTTTGATTCAACgtttaattttaagtgtttatCGTTTATGTAATAACTTACTGCAGTAGTTTTGCGTAATCAACTAacgtaaaaaattataattagacaCATTTGTCTCTCTGACGCCTTTTTTTTCTAACCGAATAAATTGGAACAAATAAGTTTAAATGTAAGTTGAATTATATCAAATGTATCAAGAAAATAAACTGAAACAAATAAGTTAAGTATAAACCGAATCAATcttacttaaaaatatatattttgagttaataaattgttacataaattttagtgaataaacaaatatatatatatatatatttgtgattttaaCGAATAAActgaataatttgaaataataaaaaaataaataaacaattaagcAATATCAAATATAACCTacactaattttatattttatttatttattaatatataaattaacatttatctattaacatgattttcacttTTGAAGACTATCAACATTAACTACCAACattaagtataataaatagttgtgaataaatataatcaaactagCCCATCCATTCAAGACAATATGTCGGATCAAACAAAGGAAACCTGATTCGATTTGACTAAGTCTCATCACGTTGAATTAATATTGTGATTCTTATTTATAATCCAAGCaaaaattgaaatgaatttatttaaaattgttttaggttatagttagtattttattatttcatatatataaattgaaatcaaatcaataatattaattttaaagatttttttaacgAACATGCATTCGTCTTTAGTAATTTTGGGAAATCTGAATCAAGCCAATATATATGTCCGGTCTGAAGAAttgagttattattttttttttattattatttttttataaattatttagttggAGAGAAATTAGTGTATTTTTCAATTCATGTATTTGATCtatacttttaattaataatgtaattattatgatattatttatttcgtTATGAAAAGTCCATGAAGTCGGTTACAGAGTTCATCTCATTTTTAAGATTTCAGTGCAtgctatattttttattgtgtaTACTATCGTTATTTCTCTTTGTGTCATATTTTATTTCgttgtgtttttatattttatgaataatattttaaaaaaaagatgctAGCATTTCTTactatataacatatttttaaattaaagcgTTCTAAGTAAAAATACGAATCATAAcctttatttttaagatttactCTTTTCATTCGAGTTAACCTAACAGAGTtaaagattaaatataatatacaaattctttccaaatttaataattgtaagagcattaattgaaaatatatatatatatatatatatatatatataaattaacaaggTATTCATATAAGTAAGAATTATTGTGTTCCTCTCAAAGATGTATAATGATgccattaaattattatgttgatatgaaaattaatataatattattattaacaaaagttaaataaaatttcaccTTTTTCTCCATAGAAACGTGGAGGGGCATTATTGTCTATTACTCCCTTTCTTCCTCCTTTAACTTTCTCtgtatatttttcttcttcactTTTCACATTCTCTCTCTAGCATGGCAGCAGCATCTCTATTCTCAAGCTCTCTCAGAGAGAGAAACGCAATTGTACGACTCACTAGTTTCagatagatagagagagaaagacgCATTCTAGGTCTGAATGTCCGGCTTAGCTTCGGAAAATGCATTTGTTTTTTGATCAGGAGAACAATATCaatatgaagaagatgaagaccTCTCAGCAACAAAAAGAAGAagtcgaagaagaagaagagaaggaaagAGTTATCTACATGGAAAGAGATTCTATAACCGTCGTCGGACGTTCTCGTTCACAGGCCGGAACACGGCGAGTCACTCCAATCATCGCCGTCAACGATTCCTCCGCCACCTCCGTTGTGGAGAAGTTCCTCCCGAACGGAGATCTGTACATCGGGAGCTTCTCAGGAAACGTGCCTCAAGGATTAGGTAAGTATCTCTGGAAGGACGGATGTTTATACGAAGGAGACTGGAAGAGAGGGAAAGCTAACGGTAAAGGAAAGTTCTCATGGCCGTCCGGCGCTACTTTTGAAGGCGAGTTTAAGGCTGGGAGAATGGATGGATTCGGAACATTTGTTGGATCTAACGGCGATTCGTACATCGGTTTCTGGTCAGCAGATCATAAGCAAGGACATGGAGTCAAGCGTTACACTAACGGTGAATTTTACGACGGTTCGTGGCGGCGTAATCTACAGGATGGCCATGGACGGTACGTTTGGAAGAACGGTAACGAATACGTAGGCGATTGGCGTGGAGGCATTATCAATGGAAGAGGAACATTGATTTGGGGAAACGGAAACCGATATGACGGAAGTTGGGAGAACGGTGTTCCTAAAGGGAGCGGCGTGTTTACCTGGCCGGACGGGAGCTGCTATAACGGTTCATGGAGCAAGGACAGGGAATGGAAAGGCAATAGTGTTAATAAATGTGGTAAGATCTCGGTGCCATCAGTAAGGATGATGGCTGAACCTTCGATGGCGACGAAGAAGAGATCATCGTCGTCTGTGGAAGGATCTAGAGGAAGCTGTACATGGAGGAATTTCAGGAAAATTTGTATATGGGAATCAGATGGAGAAGCAGGAGATATAACCTGCGATATAGTTGATAATGTGGAGGCGTCTATGTTCTACAGCGGTTTCCGCCAGTTTCGTCCAAGTTCATGTTGCTTCGATGGAGGAGAGGTTAAGAAGCCTGGGCAGATGATATCAGAAGGCCATAAGAGCTACTCATTGATGCTCAATCTTCAACTCGGTATCAGGTAatctgttcttcttcttcttctatgtTCAATCTCACTAGGTTTTATGAGCAAGATGATGACTAATCAACTGAAACATAATTAGGCATTCAGTTAGTAAACTTACCTCCATTGATCGAGATCTGAAACTAAGTGATTTTGATCCGAAAAAGAAGTTCTGGACTAAGTTTCCTCGTGAAGGATCGGAGGTTACACTTCCTCATCAGTCTGGCGAATTCCGATGGAAAGATTATTGCCCAATGGTCTTCaggtatattatatatgattgaaTCTCTAAATTGGTTGATGATTCTTCTTCTaaattggattggattggatgaTGAACAGACATTTAAGGGAGCTATTCCAAGTGAATCCCGACGATTACACGCAAGCTGTTTGTGGAAATGACGCACTGAGAGAACTTTCATCTCCAGGGAAGAGTGGAAGCTTCTTCTATTTGACACAAGATGATAGGTTCATGATTAAAACTGTGAAGAAATCTGAAGTAAAGGTTAGTTTTCTTCTATCTATGATCATCATCAATTCAACATAGATATGTTGAATTGAGAATCCTCTTGTTCAAACTCAGGTGCTTATTAAGATGTTACCAAGTTATTATCAGCATGTCTGTCGATACGAGAATACCCTAGTCACTAAATTCTTCGGTGTCCATTGTGTAAAACCAGTTGGTCGAGTCAAGGTAAGACAAATCGAACCATATTGTCAAACTAAACTTGGTTATAGAAATTAACCTATCATTTTCTTGCAGACACGGTTTGTGGTTATGGGTAACTTCTTTTGCTCGGACTATCGAATACACAGGCGATTTGACCTTAAAGGGTCATCCTTTGGGCGGACAGCAAACAAATCGAAAGAAGAGATTGACGAAACCACCATACTTAAAGATCTTGATCTCGATTTTGTATTTCACCTTGACAAGATTTGGTTCCAAGCACTTATTGAGTAAGAAATCTTCAACATACTTTCACTAATCACACAATGCAATGTGACATTCACTCTAATGAATTATATATGGTTATTCACTTCCTCTTTAGGCAAATTGATCGAGATTGTGAATTCTTGGAAACCTCGAGAATAATGGATTACAGTCTCTTGGTTGGTATTCACTTCCAAAATGATGATAATATGGCCGACAAAATAGGTCTCTCGCCCTTTATTCCTCGAGTTGGTAAGTAGTAATGAGCAAATTTGAAAACACGTCTTAAAATTTCTCATCAGATCcaaaaaatgttttctttccaAAAGGATGAGAATTTAGTTAAGACAACAACAAGAATGACAACAATATTGGTTTCTTTTAGGGAAAAACGGTTCGTATCAAAAGGAGAAGTTCATGCGTGGCTGTCGTTTTCTTGAAGCAGAGCTACAAGGCATGGATCGATTCTTATCTGGcaggtaataataataatacacaaTTGATAGGGAATAgtttatgaaaatttattgaCAGTTTTTCATCTAAATCGTTTGGTTGTTTTTGTTTCGAATTAGGAAGCCAGTTATGAGATTAGGAGTAAACATGCCTGCAAGGGCGGAAGGAGTGGATCGGAGAAGTGATTTTGACGGTTCGTTATCATCATCTAGGGGTCGAACATACAAAGTAGTACTCTACTTTGGTATAATCGACATATTGCAGGATTACGACATAACCAAGAAGCTCGAACATGCTTATAAATCGCTGCAAGCCAATCCAGCCTCTATATCAGCCGTCGATCCAAAACATTATTCTAAGAGATTCCGAGATTTCATCTTAAGAATCTTTAAAGAAGATAGATGAATAATGTACATACATTTGTTTCCCATGTGAGAAAAGGGTGGATTTTGATTACATTAGTGTTTCTTTTTTGGGATTAAgaattcaaaaatatagatAGTGGGATTtggaattaaattaattgtatatagAGGAATTACCTTTTTTTAAAGGATTGGGGAATTTTGTGACATGTGAGAGATTATTGAaatgttttaatgtttttatcaagtaaataattgattttgtaatgttggtttgtttgaattttttaaataaaatatgaattttaaacatttcttaaaaattttgaatattttttttttgtgaagttataattttataaaatagataaaaataactttacattataataatattaattggaTTTTCTAACCCAAAATAGTCTCAtctaaaaatgaattataataaatttgtaatattttataagtcaaaatattgttttaaaaaatgatgttttttctttatttattgcCATGACTtgcaaattttgtttttctactatcaattaaaataatgatatgcACAAATTATTCCATGCAAAAATAAatggaatttaaaaataaataaagtagtaGGAATGggagtgtttttttttaaggagcagttgaaaaaaaaaacataaaaaggaGAGAAAGTTCATTAAATTGCGGTGAGATGCTCTTTTGTggttttttgtttctttatttttttttttcacttttttcttTCTATCTTTCACGATTTCAAATTCATGcctgtttttcttttctttccactcacaacaataaaaattatattaaattatatatctaagACAAAACTATAAAGGGTTTGCAAACTGACCAACCGTTTATACCGATTCAAtttagtttgaaaaatatttcattaaataatcgaattaatatgattttgcactacaagtatattaattaaagttatttttttgaaattattattatattgaggttttataattattttttgtttgattaatttcaacattcattaaaattagtttataaaattatttgtaagttCTTGAAAGagtataacatatataataggGCATCACCCAATTTAAACTGTTTATTTTCctcaataaatttgaattttggtataatatattatttttttaacacgTCATTTCTTGGATTGAAAGGGTTAACTAAATTTGAGAATTAACacattagttatttaaataaatcaagttGAAAAAAGTCATTAAGTATTGTTAggattgaattatttaattaattttaaaactaaatcataatctttttaattatatcaattaaattatctactaaaatatcttatattttttattacacaTAAATACTTTAATAATCTTTGAACTTGTTTGATATTACTTATTAGTTATGTGATACTTTTATTAGatgttttggaaaaaaaaattattatcatttaaaatatttttagattagTTAAGAAAAATTGTAAATTACACCgtctaataacaaaataaataagttaattaaaaaaaatattataatatttttttatatttaaaattaaaatattataaaattcaagtaattatttgttttaatattttaattaattaatcagtCAATCaagtgattaaataattaaaataaacaaaattttaaattcatttttttaaaactatttaaataaatcgaATTCATTCGAATTTAACTATAGAGTTTGGtcaaaaaagttaaaaagaatTGAGTGTGGGCTCAACTGCTCAAGgataagagtttgtttgattttgccTTAATTATATTTGCTATTTTAAAAGCAATTTATATAAACATGTAGTGTAAATAATTAGTATAAATCCTACACTAATCCATTTCGAATGGCAATAATTATTAAGAAGatataatatctaaaaaaataacatcatttcagaaattattttttcaaaaaaaataaaaaattgaaacaaacaAAACCTAATTATTCTATGGTCTTCCTGTCCATTCTCCACATTAGGCAGCAGCAGATCTAGGACTGATCTTTCTGTCTTtcagtaattatttttttatcactaaaagcttgtttgatattagtttttttattattatttaaaatctaatattttcttttttcatatcatttatttcactaattattttatcaattcaaatatcaaaataaaaattttctatataatatactataaattattttcttatctcATCTATTTAAATGGtagaataattattaaacattaaattttttaattaagtcaaacaaattttttattcaaaacccaaaataaaaCCAAGATCAAATAAGCTTTAAAGGCTGGTTAGAATtggatttatttgaataaacttgTTTggtaaaaagttttaaaaattggattttttgaatattttttaaaaatatattaatatataataaaagtatatttttttaatattttagttaattaattgattaacgtgatattaattagttaaaaatacaTACTGAAATCTATGATTTTTTAAGattgatttaaaataagaaaaatcttACCATAAATGACAAAAagaaaagttatttaataaatgaacttaaaaaataacagtAAATGAAAGTAGCTACCTTTTGAAGTTGCTTTTATATAAATGTGTTACACGTCTCAATCTAACTAGTTTTTCTATTTACTTGTTTGGCTAATAaccataaattaaattatttgtttgaaaaaataacatttctGAATAAGTTTaggtttattttctaaaacagAATAACATGACTCAGcatatttttattagtaaaaatagaatatgaaacttttaatatttttataaaatatatatataaattattctggTGAGTTATTACTAGTTTGATATAAGTATAaattaactcaaaatattttaacatttaatgaataaactgaaataaatattaactacGGCAATGATTTAATTGAATTGAAGTAAACTATACATATACAAGTTGGATATCCAGCCATGtggaaaatgacataaaactATATAGTTATTACAAAGAGTgaggaaaattaaattaattgtctCCCCACTACTAAATAAATGTGACACATTAATTGTGTCTCTTAAATATCACatcaccatttttttttaaatatacaatttttgggctaataattttgaaaaattatgtaaattctagattttgtaaatttttttttttttttttaaaatctatcacattaatatcatttaaattattctcATTGAAGGTAGCTCAACTCAAAAAAGTTTTGTCTAATATATCatttatcttatatttaattttcactaagaaaactctaaataaaaaaaaaaaaacatattttagtaattcatccttaaaaaatttcaaaaaacccaacttttatatgaaataacttttttttaaaaaaaaacttataaatccCAATAGAGAaaaaccaagatcaaacaagttctaTATAATCATAACCAAAAGATGGAAAATAACCCTAAGGCAACTTTAAAAAAggtaaacccaaattaattaattatatcccATTGAAGTGTACTCATTAAGATGATTAATGTCAAGTGGAGGGAAttagctttatatatatttcttcttttttgtaCTTTTTGGATATTAATTTATAAGGTTAATTAAATTAGTCTTAGATTAAATTTGAACTCTAATTACTCAAAACTTGCAATGCCATTTGAGAGATATGAATTggaaacataattaaaattttatattaagataTGTTTGATTCAAgctatttcatctttttttttaatctatctaatggtatttatttttctttaaaagtttCTTAGCACATGCATGTATTTGAATTCTCCCACTTTTCCATAAGTTCAAAAAATAGTCTCAATTAACAGAAAACTTTAATTCTTGGAGATGCCAAAAAGTAAAGCTGAGtccaaaatatataacataaaataatccCAATGTTAAAAGTACATTAATTAAGAACTGTTCATAATTAGAgctataaattgaataaattaaactaatattgaAAACAAATCAATATTAGAACTGTTCATAAAATTGAATCCAACATACACTAATATTGAAAACAAATCAACCTAGTGTTATTTCAATATTACAGCATaactcaataataaaaatacatgttTGTTTCTTAAAATGCAATAAGTATTCAACTTACATCATTTTACAatctaaatataatatgaaCAAATTGAACTAAACTGACTTCAACCAGCAACTTTCTAACTCAAttagttagattttttttatcattaaccCACTAAGTTAATACAGGGATAAGAATCgacttaagagatcaaaatatCACGGATTTAACTCTAAACATTTAGAGTTAAAACGGGAAATATAGTTGTGGAGTGTCAAGCTAGTTCCGTATtagatgaaaatatttatttttaacctaaaGAAAAATAGTCCGACACATAATTAAGACCTATcttcttgaaaaataattgagttATTTTCATAGGGGACAGTGTGGCATAATGGGGACTGGGCTATAAATGAAAAGATGGACCCCTGGCCCTGGCCCTGAGCCTTGAAGTGGTTAAATGGGGGAAGATTTGATGTCTAGTTTAATTTgtagcaaaaaaataaaataaacaatttggTGTCTAGCTTTTTTGAGGCATTTATGAAATGAAAcaactatatattaattagtgtTGTGGGCATGAGAGGGTACCCATCTCAATTATTGTGcttatcataaataattttatttatgttttgaaaatattatttttaatatgaatatgaCTTGTATATGTTTTATATAAAGCTTTTATTTAGGGtatttttagtaaattattgtttttgttgagaatgaatattatatatatatgaaagttataaaagaaatcaaaacaACTTTGTGTTACTAGAttgttcattttttatataatttgttttaattttattttctaaattttggAAACTAGTTAGCACGCTTTTTACCATCGTGTTTTCATTTTAACTTGAACCGAGacctttatatttttaaacaaaactattataccttagatattttgtttttatttgtttcttttttctcaCCTAAGTACATTTACACTTTCCACCTCTTAAAtggtttagaattttaaatgagttttattcatttatcaatccTATCCAATTAGAATGTGGGATCATGaaatttcatttcaattttattgtaaatatattaagagTATAGAGATCATgctaatatattaaatattaaaaaatgattggaAAAAGTACAAATAACAACTGGGAAAtatttttggtcatttttaCTCGACTTAGGGCCCAATGGATATAGTCCTTTTGAATTGGGCTCACTTTGATCCATATGGTTGGGATTGGAAAAGAGGAGCccataaaaa
It encodes the following:
- the LOC124925669 gene encoding phosphatidylinositol 4-phosphate 5-kinase 2-like; amino-acid sequence: MHLFFDQENNINMKKMKTSQQQKEEVEEEEEKERVIYMERDSITVVGRSRSQAGTRRVTPIIAVNDSSATSVVEKFLPNGDLYIGSFSGNVPQGLGKYLWKDGCLYEGDWKRGKANGKGKFSWPSGATFEGEFKAGRMDGFGTFVGSNGDSYIGFWSADHKQGHGVKRYTNGEFYDGSWRRNLQDGHGRYVWKNGNEYVGDWRGGIINGRGTLIWGNGNRYDGSWENGVPKGSGVFTWPDGSCYNGSWSKDREWKGNSVNKCGKISVPSVRMMAEPSMATKKRSSSSVEGSRGSCTWRNFRKICIWESDGEAGDITCDIVDNVEASMFYSGFRQFRPSSCCFDGGEVKKPGQMISEGHKSYSLMLNLQLGIRHSVSKLTSIDRDLKLSDFDPKKKFWTKFPREGSEVTLPHQSGEFRWKDYCPMVFRHLRELFQVNPDDYTQAVCGNDALRELSSPGKSGSFFYLTQDDRFMIKTVKKSEVKVLIKMLPSYYQHVCRYENTLVTKFFGVHCVKPVGRVKTRFVVMGNFFCSDYRIHRRFDLKGSSFGRTANKSKEEIDETTILKDLDLDFVFHLDKIWFQALIEQIDRDCEFLETSRIMDYSLLVGIHFQNDDNMADKIGLSPFIPRVGKNGSYQKEKFMRGCRFLEAELQGMDRFLSGRKPVMRLGVNMPARAEGVDRRSDFDGSLSSSRGRTYKVVLYFGIIDILQDYDITKKLEHAYKSLQANPASISAVDPKHYSKRFRDFILRIFKEDR